A segment of the Leptotrichia massiliensis genome:
AAATATTCTCTTTTTGGAGTTCCATTTGTAAAATCTTCAAGAAACATCGGAAATGAAATTTCAGCAGCTCCCGTAATTACTGTATCAAAATATTGTAATGCCTCTTCCTTCAAAGCTGTTGCATAATGCCCGCCAATTAACGTATACGCTCCTTTACTTTTCCAAAACTTGGCAATCTCTTTTGCCCTTTTCGATCCTGAAATTACCGAAGAAATACAAATTAAGTCAAATTTTTCATTTTCATATTTTTTAGAAGTAGCATCCCATTTTTCCACACCTTCATCCACAATAACAACATCAGCGTTATACTTTCTGTCAATTAGTGATTCCAGCGTTATTAACGTAATTTGCGGATAATATTTTCTTTTGTGAATCGAGTTATATTTGTAAATGTTATCCTTTGCTAAAACAAGCATTATTCTCATAATTTTATTCCTTTTTTGTTATAAACTTCTTTTCGATTGATATAATTTACAGCAAGAAATACAAGCGCATGTTTAAAATTAGCAGCTCCGTCAAACAGCCTTTTCCAGATACTCGAATGTCTGTTATATTCCACCTTGCACTTCAAAATTCCCGCCTCAAATTCCTCAATCGTCATATTATATGGCTCAAAGCACGCTTTCCCATAACGAAAGTTCTCATCCAGCCACCATTGTTCATAAAGCAATCGCCCTTCTTTTTTTAATCTTTCATAAAAAGGAGTTCCTGGTATCGGCAATGCTGGGTTAAAGCCTGCAAGGAAAAATTTATGCTTTTTAGAAAATTCCAAAATTTCATCAAAGCAGTTTTTATCATCATAATCATACCCAATTACATAGCTTGCGTGTACAAGAATCTTGTTTTTTTTATAAATATTAATAATTTTTTCATAGTCAAACTCATAATTTGCAACCTTTTTCATTTTCTTAATATTTTTTATATTTATATTCTCAAATCCCAGAAGCATTTCAATGCACCCCGCTTCTGACATCAATTTTATCAATTTCTCATCTCTTGCAATATCGATGCTGCCTTGACAAGCCCATTTTATTTTCAGTTTTTTCAATTCTTCAAACAGTTTTAGAGCTTTTTTCTTATTAGCAAAAATATTATCATCCACAAAATAAACAATTTTCGCTCTTTTATTCGTTCTAAAAATTTCCTTTACCTCATTTATTACATTCTCAACATCTCTATGTTGAAAATCTCCTTTATGAACTGCCCCAATCGTGCAAAATTCACATTGATGCATACAGCCTCGCCCAAACTGAACTGGCACGACAAAAGAATATTTTTTTCCCTTGTAAATGCTCCTATCATAAACAACATTATTAATATCTGGTAATTTTCTACATTCATACCTCTTTTTCGGCACCCCGTTTTCCAAATCGTTCAAAAATTCATTCCAAGTAACTTCTCCACTTCCCACACAAACCGTATCTGCATGTTCCTGCACTTCATCAGGCATAAGCGAGGCGTGATACCCTCCAATCATCACATAAACTCCACGTTCCCTATAATTTTTTGCTAGTTCATAAGCCCGCCTAGCCGTCATCGTAAACGTAGAAATCACAATTAAATCAACCTCAAGATCCATCGGAATATCCTCAATCCTATCATCAAAAAGCATAAGCTCATGTTTAGTCTTATCCGTAAGCCTTGAAAGCACCGCAAAAGCAAGTGGCTCTATCGCATCATTGGAACGTTTTCCCCCCATATTTGGACGTAAAAAAGCTATTTTCATTTTTCTTCTCCTTATCAATAATTTAATTTATTGTCTTAAACATTATAATTAAACTTAAAATCTTATTTATATAAAGTTTTTTAACTATTTTTTTAGTATCATAATTGGTATATATTGAATTAAAATGTCGTGATTTTTTGGAAATAAAAATTACTGTCTGAGCGAAGCGAGTTTAATTTTTGTTTTCAAAAAATGCTTAGACAAGCCGGGTTTGCAAAGGGGATGGCGACTGTTCCCCTTTGCTTTATAAAAAAGAAAAAACATAAATATAAAAGAAAAAACAATTATTAATCAAAATATTTTAATCAAAAATCACTTATCTAATTAATATAGATTTTAAAAATAACTATACTACTAGATATTTGGAATATCAGAATTATCTGTCATTTTTTCAAAAGTAAATTCCTCCAATTTATCGGCATAATGCCTATACCCCAAGTTAGTATTAAGCATAATTGGTGCAATAACGCTGAATCTTGCGATTCTTTTAAAAATCGAGCTTACTTTATAAGTTTCCCTCCAAGCGTAAATTCCACCTTCCTGAAGTTCCTGTGCTGTCATTTTTTTTGGATGGAATACAGCGTGCTGAACATCGTACATTGTCCAGTTTTTTTCAAAAATTCTGCCTTGCTTTTCCAAATCATTATAAAGTTTTGTTTTAGGAAATGGCGTTAATATCGAGTATCTTGGCAAATCAACTTTCATTTTTATTACTTCCTCCACAGTTCGCTTGAATATATCCTTGTCATCGCCATCTGCTCCGAATGTAAAAGTTCCGTTTACAGCAATATCATAATGATGCAGCTTTTTCATTAGCAAATGGTAATCAGCCATAACATTTACCCCTTTATTCATAGCCCGCAATGATTCCTTCGAGACAGCTTCAAATCCAATAAGCAAGCCTTTACAGCCACTTTTTGCCATTAGCCTTATCATTTCATCATCGTGAACAAGGTTGGAAGTTGCCAGCCCAAACCACCATTTTTTGAGGGGTGTCAATTCAATAAACAGTTTTTTAGCATAATTTCTGTCAGCAATCAAATTTAAATCTATAAACAAAACTTCTTTTTTCTTAAAAGTTTCAATTTCTGCAATAATTTCATTAATTGGCCTTTTCAGTAATTTGGGGTATAAAGCCTTTCCAACGCAGAAAGAACAGTCAAAAGAACAGCCTTTTGTAGCTTCAATGCTGTTTATGGAAACATATCTTTCCTTTTTCAGAAGTTCCCTTTTTGGTAATTTCAAATTTTCAAGACTATTTTCCTTCTGGACATAAAATTTCTTCAAACTGTTATTTCTCGCATCTTCCATTATTTCCGTAAAAAGCCATTCAGAACGTCCAATTACAACAGAATCACAATGCTGTATCGCTTCTTCTGGGCAAAGTGTCGGATGTGGTCCACCTAAAATAACCTTTTTCCCTTTGCTTTTAAAGTATCTTGCGTATTTATACACTCTTTCTGATGTTCCTGTAATAGAAGTCATAACCACAATATCCGCATCCAGTTCAAGCGGTATTTTTTCAATCGTTTCATCATGAATTACAACTTCAATGTCTTCTGGAATATACGCCGCAAGTGTCGATAATGTGAGCGGTGCATAGTGAATCGCCTTCTTAAATGTTCCATTAAATCTGTACATTGCTCCTGCTGGTGCCAGTAATGCCACTTTCATTCTCCAAATCCTCCTGCAAATTTATTTTCCCAGCCAAAATTTTTATCTAGCAGCCGATATTTTATATCGCCTATTTTCTGCTTTTTCGATTTTTCAGCCGTATAAGTCTTTAATCCATCCTTTTCTATTAAAAATACTCTTACTTTTCTCAACTGCCCCAATTTATATGCATATTCATAATGAAATGCCTTGCATAAACTGCTATTAATTTCATTTTCAATTTGTTTCCAATTAAATTTTCTGCCATCTTTTTTTATTTCTAAAAATAAAGTATAAAAAATTTCCCCTGTTTCATTTCTTACTGGTGCAAACAGTAAAAATTCGCCCTTTATATTATTTTCTTCCAATGTTGTTAAAACCTGCTTTTCCACAAACGAATTTTTCAATTTTTCCCCCACAATGTCAGAAAAATTGTTTATTCTCCCAACAAATTTTACAATCGGAATTTTATGATAAAATCCTGTAACTTCCACAATATCATTCGTATTATATCTGTAAAGCCCTGCATTTGTCGTAACAACAACGCAATATCGAACTCCCAGCTCCAATTCATCCAAAAGTTTTGGACTCCTGTTTTCCAACTTATCTTCAGAAACCTGAATAAATTCATAAAAAAACGAGTTATAGGCAATAGCGCTCCCATTTTTCACATTTTCCAGCGGAAAACTTACGATGCATTCCGTTGACATAAGCCCTTTTCCCTGAAATTTCAAATTTATGTTTTTTTTATTGGGATTCAATTTTTCCTTCAATTTTATAAAAATTTTATAGGAATCACTATCCGCCCAGCAGCTCACAAGCGAAAGCTTTTCCCAAATCACAGAGTAATCCACAAAGTTTTCCACAATTTTATTTCCTGATTTAGTTTCCAAATTCTTATTTTCAGCCATGATTTCATTCTCGTTATTTTTTTCCGTAATTTCCAAATTCTGAGTTTTGTCATCTTTACTCAAAATATTTTTTTCATGTTCATCAAAATAATTTATCAAAAATTTACTTCTATTTTTTTTCCACAATTTCCTATACTTTTTCTTGATAATCTGAAAATACTTTTTATTTCCCAAATTTTTATCGGCAAAAAACTCAGCACCTAAATCCTCACTTTTTACAATTTGACAAATCACTTTATGATTTTTTTCAATAAAATCAAGCAAAATAATAAGAAACGATGGACTCCAGACAGAAATCATCGCAAGATTCTCTGACAAAAGCAGAAACACCGCTGTAATCAGCAAAAAATCCTCCATATTCTGGATATTTTTTATTTCTTTTGGAACTGTAAACAGTTTATTTAAAAAAAATGCAGAAACTTTATCAAAATATGAAGTATCATCTTCGATTCCCACACGAATTCCTCCGCTAGTTACAGCTTCTCGCTTTAAAATGGGTGAAACAGACCAGTAGGAACTTCCAAAAAAAAGTCTTTTATTATTTTGATATAAATTGTAAATCCATGCAAAAACGCCATTCATATAGTTTTTCAAAAATTTCTCTGTGTATGGGATATATTTCACATCGGATGTACTCCCGCTCGTAAGTTCAAATAGCTTAATCTTATCACTCAAAAGAACATTACTTTTCCCAACTTTCTCCTTTTCCACAAACTCCTTAATATCCTCATAATTCACAATCGGAATTTTATTCTGAAACTTTTCTATTAATTCTTTTTCATTTTCTGTATTTAAAATTTGGCTTCCTGTTTCAAAAGTTTTTAAATATTCTGTATTTTTATTAGTTTTCAATATTTCCAAAAGTATTTTTACTTGCGTTTCCCGAATTTTACTTTTACTTTTTATATTGGAAACAAAATTTTTGTAGGATTTTTTACAAAAAAATATGAATAATCTGTTTAAAATCACATATTTTAAATTTTTTACTTCATAAAATTTACTTTTTTTACCGAATTTTTTCATCTAAATTATCTCCAATTGGCAAATCCTGAAATTTCTTTATAACAGCCTTCTGCCCAAAGCTCAAAAACAGATACATAATGGAAAATGGTATATTTTTTGTCCTTTTTAAAACATCAAAAGTTCTTCCCAAAATATTTTTTACAGAATGATATGCATATCTTACTGCAATACACCTGTCACGAAACTCATTTGTAGAAATATCATAAGGTTCAAAAAATAAATATGAATATTTTTGCGGCTCCAGCCACCACTTTTTGTACAAAAGCCTTCCTTCCTTTTCCATTTTAAAATAAAGTTCGGTATTTGGGAAAGGTACGAGATAGTTAAACTGGACAAATTCCAGATGGTTTTTCTGTGCAAATTTTACAGTATCTTCAAACGTAGTGCCAATTTTTTCCTCAAATCCAAAAACGAATGTGGCATAAATTCCAATGTTGTATTTATGTATAATCCGTGTTGATTCCTCAATATCTCCCAGCTTGTAGCTCCATTCCTTTTTCATATTATCAAGAGCCTCTTTATTTATTGACTCATATCCTATTAAAATGAAAAGGCATCCGCTATCTCGCATAGCTGCAAGCAGTTTCTCGTTTTTTGCCATCGTTATCGCCCCTTGCGAAATCCATTTTTTCTTTAACGGCTTTATCTTCTCACAAAGCTCCAACGCATATTTTGGATCTGCAACAAAGTTATCATCAGCAAAAAATATATATTTTGACTTTATATGCTTCAATTCCTCAATTACACTATCAACAGGTCTTTTAGCATACCGTTTCTTATTAACTGCCGAAATTGCGCAAAATTCACAGTGATGAGGACACCCACGCCCAGTTTCCACAACTGAAATTAAATATTTTTTCTTAAAAATACTTCTGTCCGGTATTAAAAATTTATTGCTAAGCCCCCCAATATAAAGTTTCTTTTCCGTTCCATTCCTATAATCCTCAATAATTTTCTCCCAAATATCATCAGCATATCCCGTAACTACAGAATCTGCATGCTTCATAGCCTCATCTGGCACAAGCGAAGCATGTGTCCCCCCAACAATAACCTTCTTTCCTTTTTCCCTAAATCTTTTAGCAATCTCATATCCATGCCTTGCCGTATAAGTTTCCAAAGTAATCACAACAACATCTGCATCATTATCATAGTCAATTGCCTCAATCCTCTCATCAATCAGCTCACACTCAATATCATAAGGAGTCAATGCCCGCAAGTAAGCAAACGTAAGCGGCTCAAACGTCCTCAGCTGAAAAATATATTTCTGTCCCTTTTTCTTTCCAAATCCAGGATAAATAAACAACATTTTCATAAAATTCACCTTTTTTATTTATTTCGCTTACAATATTTTAACACGCAAATCATTGAATTTTATTTTTTTTCAAAGCAAATTTTACTTTTTGAATCAAACTATTTAGTTTTGAAAAT
Coding sequences within it:
- a CDS encoding B12-binding domain-containing radical SAM protein, encoding MKIAFLRPNMGGKRSNDAIEPLAFAVLSRLTDKTKHELMLFDDRIEDIPMDLEVDLIVISTFTMTARRAYELAKNYRERGVYVMIGGYHASLMPDEVQEHADTVCVGSGEVTWNEFLNDLENGVPKKRYECRKLPDINNVVYDRSIYKGKKYSFVVPVQFGRGCMHQCEFCTIGAVHKGDFQHRDVENVINEVKEIFRTNKRAKIVYFVDDNIFANKKKALKLFEELKKLKIKWACQGSIDIARDEKLIKLMSEAGCIEMLLGFENINIKNIKKMKKVANYEFDYEKIINIYKKNKILVHASYVIGYDYDDKNCFDEILEFSKKHKFFLAGFNPALPIPGTPFYERLKKEGRLLYEQWWLDENFRYGKACFEPYNMTIEEFEAGILKCKVEYNRHSSIWKRLFDGAANFKHALVFLAVNYINRKEVYNKKGIKL
- a CDS encoding B12-binding domain-containing radical SAM protein, coding for MKVALLAPAGAMYRFNGTFKKAIHYAPLTLSTLAAYIPEDIEVVIHDETIEKIPLELDADIVVMTSITGTSERVYKYARYFKSKGKKVILGGPHPTLCPEEAIQHCDSVVIGRSEWLFTEIMEDARNNSLKKFYVQKENSLENLKLPKRELLKKERYVSINSIEATKGCSFDCSFCVGKALYPKLLKRPINEIIAEIETFKKKEVLFIDLNLIADRNYAKKLFIELTPLKKWWFGLATSNLVHDDEMIRLMAKSGCKGLLIGFEAVSKESLRAMNKGVNVMADYHLLMKKLHHYDIAVNGTFTFGADGDDKDIFKRTVEEVIKMKVDLPRYSILTPFPKTKLYNDLEKQGRIFEKNWTMYDVQHAVFHPKKMTAQELQEGGIYAWRETYKVSSIFKRIARFSVIAPIMLNTNLGYRHYADKLEEFTFEKMTDNSDIPNI
- a CDS encoding GH3 auxin-responsive promoter family protein, coding for MKKFGKKSKFYEVKNLKYVILNRLFIFFCKKSYKNFVSNIKSKSKIRETQVKILLEILKTNKNTEYLKTFETGSQILNTENEKELIEKFQNKIPIVNYEDIKEFVEKEKVGKSNVLLSDKIKLFELTSGSTSDVKYIPYTEKFLKNYMNGVFAWIYNLYQNNKRLFFGSSYWSVSPILKREAVTSGGIRVGIEDDTSYFDKVSAFFLNKLFTVPKEIKNIQNMEDFLLITAVFLLLSENLAMISVWSPSFLIILLDFIEKNHKVICQIVKSEDLGAEFFADKNLGNKKYFQIIKKKYRKLWKKNRSKFLINYFDEHEKNILSKDDKTQNLEITEKNNENEIMAENKNLETKSGNKIVENFVDYSVIWEKLSLVSCWADSDSYKIFIKLKEKLNPNKKNINLKFQGKGLMSTECIVSFPLENVKNGSAIAYNSFFYEFIQVSEDKLENRSPKLLDELELGVRYCVVVTTNAGLYRYNTNDIVEVTGFYHKIPIVKFVGRINNFSDIVGEKLKNSFVEKQVLTTLEENNIKGEFLLFAPVRNETGEIFYTLFLEIKKDGRKFNWKQIENEINSSLCKAFHYEYAYKLGQLRKVRVFLIEKDGLKTYTAEKSKKQKIGDIKYRLLDKNFGWENKFAGGFGE
- a CDS encoding B12-binding domain-containing radical SAM protein, producing the protein MKMLFIYPGFGKKKGQKYIFQLRTFEPLTFAYLRALTPYDIECELIDERIEAIDYDNDADVVVITLETYTARHGYEIAKRFREKGKKVIVGGTHASLVPDEAMKHADSVVTGYADDIWEKIIEDYRNGTEKKLYIGGLSNKFLIPDRSIFKKKYLISVVETGRGCPHHCEFCAISAVNKKRYAKRPVDSVIEELKHIKSKYIFFADDNFVADPKYALELCEKIKPLKKKWISQGAITMAKNEKLLAAMRDSGCLFILIGYESINKEALDNMKKEWSYKLGDIEESTRIIHKYNIGIYATFVFGFEEKIGTTFEDTVKFAQKNHLEFVQFNYLVPFPNTELYFKMEKEGRLLYKKWWLEPQKYSYLFFEPYDISTNEFRDRCIAVRYAYHSVKNILGRTFDVLKRTKNIPFSIMYLFLSFGQKAVIKKFQDLPIGDNLDEKIR